The following coding sequences lie in one Myxococcus xanthus genomic window:
- a CDS encoding ABC transporter ATP-binding protein → MSTSTNPQQQAGAGPARDISDVVIRVEGLRKDYTMGSEVVRALRGVDLTIRRNEYVAVMGPSGSGKSTFMNLIGCLDVPSEGQYWLNGQPVAGMSENALARIRNRELGFVFQSFNLLPRASALDNVALPLIYARIPKKERRERAAAMLDKVGLGARKDHRPNELSGGQRQRVAIARALVTQPALLLADEPTGALDSRTGEEIMALFGELHSQGQTLMLVTHESDIAAHAQRVLFLKDGVIERDERNRD, encoded by the coding sequence GTGAGCACGTCCACCAACCCCCAGCAGCAGGCGGGCGCGGGCCCGGCGCGGGACATCTCCGACGTGGTCATCCGCGTGGAGGGCCTGCGCAAGGACTACACGATGGGCTCCGAGGTGGTGCGCGCGCTGCGCGGCGTGGACCTCACCATCCGCCGCAACGAATACGTGGCCGTCATGGGCCCGTCCGGCTCCGGAAAGTCCACCTTCATGAACCTCATCGGATGCCTGGACGTCCCCAGTGAAGGCCAGTACTGGCTCAACGGCCAGCCGGTGGCGGGCATGTCGGAGAACGCGCTGGCCCGCATCCGCAACCGGGAGCTGGGCTTCGTGTTCCAGAGCTTCAACCTGCTGCCCCGCGCCTCCGCGCTGGACAACGTGGCCCTGCCGCTCATCTACGCGCGCATCCCCAAGAAGGAGCGCCGCGAGCGCGCGGCGGCGATGCTGGACAAGGTGGGCCTGGGCGCGCGCAAGGACCACCGCCCCAACGAGTTGTCCGGCGGTCAGCGCCAGCGCGTGGCCATTGCCCGCGCGCTCGTGACGCAGCCCGCCCTGCTGCTGGCGGACGAGCCCACGGGCGCGTTGGACAGCCGCACGGGTGAGGAGATCATGGCCCTCTTCGGCGAACTGCACAGCCAGGGTCAGACGCTGATGCTCGTCACCCACGAATCGGACATCGCGGCGCATGCGCAGCGGGTGCTGTTCCTGAAGGACGGCGTCATCGAGCGGGACGAGCGAAATCGGGACTGA
- a CDS encoding two-component system sensor histidine kinase NtrB, with translation MAAVLMCAVLMSAALFIRNTALESSALVTRGMANVIMVAGFEAFRDTEGLPDPSALNTFLASHREGGLRYVAVMDDDQVLASAGEVKLGRLLFHEGSPLVVEGARARLVSRLRRPRPAFGPLTQQEVRAMSEQGDSQEPRKHLRMVYEFEPLTALALESRSQRLLGVAVASCVGILALAFAFSRSLAQREALSEELERGRRLAALGTMSAVLAHELRNPLASLKGHAQLLAERVERDAVLAPKADRVVSEAVRLEQLMNDLLGFVASGELRRVEADPNDVLRAAVESTGAARVEARYLPDRTPWPLDAGRLQQALENVLRNAVQASPEGQRVEATVERQDTFLVFTVKDHGPGIAEEEEERIFEPFVTGRVRGVGLGLAITRRIVELHGGTVSARSHAGGGAEFRLTVPARGA, from the coding sequence GTGGCGGCGGTGCTCATGTGCGCGGTGCTGATGTCCGCGGCGCTGTTCATCCGGAACACCGCGCTGGAGTCGTCCGCCCTGGTCACCCGGGGCATGGCCAACGTCATCATGGTGGCCGGCTTCGAGGCCTTCCGCGACACGGAGGGGCTCCCGGACCCGTCCGCGCTGAACACCTTCCTGGCATCCCACCGGGAGGGCGGCCTGCGCTACGTGGCCGTCATGGATGACGACCAGGTGCTGGCGTCCGCCGGGGAGGTGAAGCTGGGGCGGCTTCTCTTCCATGAGGGCTCGCCGCTGGTGGTCGAAGGGGCGCGCGCGCGCCTGGTCAGCCGCCTCCGCCGGCCCCGCCCTGCCTTCGGTCCCCTGACACAGCAGGAGGTCCGCGCCATGTCGGAGCAGGGTGATTCCCAGGAGCCGCGCAAGCACCTGCGCATGGTCTACGAGTTCGAGCCGCTCACCGCCCTGGCGTTGGAGTCGCGCTCGCAGCGGCTGCTGGGCGTGGCGGTGGCCTCGTGCGTGGGCATCCTGGCGTTGGCCTTCGCCTTCTCGCGCTCGTTGGCGCAGCGGGAGGCGCTGTCGGAGGAACTGGAGCGCGGCCGGCGGCTCGCGGCCCTGGGCACCATGTCCGCGGTGCTGGCGCATGAGTTGCGTAATCCGCTGGCGTCGCTCAAGGGCCATGCGCAGCTGCTCGCCGAGCGCGTGGAGCGTGACGCCGTCCTGGCGCCCAAGGCGGACCGGGTGGTGTCGGAGGCCGTCCGGCTGGAGCAGTTGATGAACGACCTGCTGGGCTTCGTGGCCAGCGGTGAGCTTCGCCGCGTGGAGGCGGACCCCAACGACGTGCTCCGCGCGGCGGTGGAGAGCACGGGAGCGGCGCGTGTGGAGGCTCGCTATCTGCCGGACCGCACGCCCTGGCCTCTGGACGCGGGCCGGTTGCAGCAGGCGCTGGAGAACGTGCTGCGCAACGCTGTCCAGGCCAGCCCCGAAGGCCAGCGCGTGGAGGCGACCGTGGAGCGGCAGGACACGTTCCTGGTGTTCACGGTCAAGGACCACGGGCCCGGCATCGCCGAGGAGGAGGAGGAGCGCATCTTCGAGCCCTTCGTCACGGGCCGCGTGCGCGGCGTGGGCCTGGGGTTGGCCATCACCCGCCGCATCGTCGAACTGCACGGTGGCACGGTGAGCGCGCGAAGCCATGCCGGTGGTGGCGCGGAGTTCCGTCTCACCGTTCCCGCGAGAGGAGCCTGA
- a CDS encoding TolC family protein: MTALALGFLGLVTAPGVGLAQATTTMTTVSLEEAIARALKTSPQVAQAAGTVTTTGAAERSAFGAYLPNLSASANSSLASSQRLDPTTGAVFNAPSDTYSAGLSASWNVFTGGQRGATSKQAQARSSAARAGLIAQRASAVLDVERSYYEVLRAGGLEAVAVSRIERAKQNAEAADRRLAVGSATRSDVLRAKYDLTSAQEALLSAQTQHAAATLSLGRLIGEDGPVDAQPLELQDVSTFALTDEALTDEITAQAPSIQAAEADLRAAEASVKVARSSYLPTVRLSGGYDWFNDEPAFNGGRTSWSVRMGLSYPIFDGFVREERVVSARTQASVAQATLSDTRRALRSSVGTSLNQLKLASNRIALATESVAVAQEDLKVQQERYKLGATTIIELLTSQENLVTAEINLVASRFDYRIARAELEALAGRPL; this comes from the coding sequence ATGACGGCCCTGGCCCTGGGCTTCCTCGGGCTGGTGACGGCGCCCGGCGTGGGTCTGGCCCAGGCAACGACGACGATGACGACGGTCTCCCTGGAGGAGGCCATCGCCCGGGCGCTGAAGACGAGCCCCCAGGTGGCGCAAGCCGCCGGCACCGTCACCACGACGGGGGCCGCCGAGCGCAGCGCGTTTGGAGCCTACCTGCCCAACCTGTCCGCGAGCGCGAACAGCTCCCTGGCCAGCAGCCAGCGCCTGGACCCCACCACGGGCGCGGTGTTCAACGCCCCCAGCGACACGTACAGCGCCGGCTTGTCGGCCTCGTGGAACGTCTTCACCGGTGGCCAGCGCGGCGCCACCAGCAAGCAGGCCCAGGCGCGCTCCAGCGCCGCCCGGGCCGGACTGATCGCGCAGCGCGCGTCCGCGGTGCTCGACGTGGAGCGTTCCTATTACGAAGTCCTGCGCGCCGGGGGCCTGGAAGCGGTCGCCGTGTCCCGCATCGAGCGCGCGAAGCAGAACGCGGAGGCCGCGGATCGGCGACTGGCGGTGGGCTCGGCGACGCGCTCCGACGTGCTGCGGGCGAAGTACGACCTCACCTCCGCGCAGGAGGCCCTGCTCTCCGCGCAGACCCAGCACGCCGCCGCGACCCTGTCGCTGGGCCGGCTCATCGGAGAGGACGGCCCGGTGGACGCCCAGCCGTTGGAGCTCCAGGACGTGTCCACCTTCGCGCTCACCGACGAGGCGCTGACGGACGAAATCACCGCCCAGGCGCCGTCCATCCAGGCCGCGGAGGCGGACCTTCGGGCGGCCGAAGCCAGCGTGAAGGTGGCCAGGTCGTCCTACCTGCCCACGGTGCGTCTCTCCGGCGGTTATGACTGGTTCAATGACGAGCCCGCCTTCAACGGAGGCCGCACGAGCTGGTCGGTCCGGATGGGCCTGTCCTACCCCATCTTCGACGGCTTCGTTCGCGAGGAGCGCGTGGTGAGTGCGCGGACGCAGGCGTCGGTGGCCCAGGCCACGCTGTCGGATACCCGGCGCGCGCTGCGCTCGAGCGTGGGGACATCCCTGAATCAGCTCAAGCTGGCGTCGAACCGCATCGCCCTGGCCACGGAGTCCGTCGCGGTGGCCCAGGAGGACCTGAAGGTGCAGCAGGAGCGCTACAAGCTGGGCGCCACGACCATCATCGAGCTGCTGACGTCGCAGGAGAACCTGGTGACGGCGGAGATCAACCTGGTGGCCTCCCGCTTCGACTACCGGATTGCGCGCGCGGAGCTGGAAGCGCTCGCGGGGAGGCCGCTGTGA
- a CDS encoding efflux RND transporter periplasmic adaptor subunit codes for MSKTKKWIISGSAALLLGAGVYVTQRGEEPKKNERSAAVAMVERRDMEVVAESAGLVEPLRVVEVKSQASGEVLKVHYDTGDTVAEGTLLAEIEPRDVQNALAQAQADLESARVRLNTTEAQRQRMEALRKDGYVTQQEYETAVDASATARATKVRAETNLQLARERSRDVTIIARSPGTILERTIQPGVIIASATNNVSGGTALFKMADLSVMQVRAKVDETDVGQIKPGQKARVTMEAYPGRTFIGEVVKIEPQALVEQNVTLFPVLVRMDNPDGLLRPGMNAEVAIEISRRRNALTVPNTAVVGVRDARTAASAVGVSEEALRAVMRPPGAPSHPGAPSGPTTVSAVGEAGVGATAAVANGAGPGAVPARGQGGMGEGQGGGGQGRAGRRAREDVQGATDTRQGVVFVQSPTGPQPRRVTLGLSDWESTEVVSGLEDGEKVVLITVAKLQQQQKQTTERMRQMSGGVIPGAGGGPRGPR; via the coding sequence GTGAGCAAGACGAAGAAGTGGATCATCTCAGGCAGCGCGGCGCTCCTTCTCGGCGCGGGGGTGTACGTCACCCAGCGCGGCGAGGAGCCCAAGAAGAACGAGCGCTCGGCGGCGGTGGCCATGGTGGAGCGCCGGGACATGGAAGTGGTGGCCGAATCCGCGGGCCTGGTGGAGCCGCTGCGCGTCGTGGAGGTGAAATCCCAGGCCTCCGGTGAAGTGCTGAAGGTCCACTACGACACGGGCGACACCGTTGCCGAGGGCACGCTGCTGGCGGAAATCGAGCCGCGCGACGTGCAGAACGCGCTGGCGCAGGCCCAGGCCGACCTGGAGTCCGCGCGGGTGCGGCTGAACACGACGGAGGCCCAGCGCCAGCGCATGGAGGCGCTGCGCAAGGACGGCTACGTCACGCAGCAGGAATACGAGACGGCCGTGGACGCGTCGGCGACGGCACGGGCCACCAAGGTGCGGGCGGAGACGAACCTCCAGTTGGCGCGTGAGCGCAGCCGGGACGTCACCATCATCGCTCGCAGCCCCGGCACCATCCTGGAGCGGACCATCCAGCCGGGCGTCATCATCGCCTCCGCCACCAACAACGTGTCCGGTGGCACCGCGCTGTTCAAGATGGCGGACCTGTCGGTGATGCAGGTGCGCGCCAAGGTGGACGAGACGGACGTCGGGCAGATCAAGCCCGGCCAGAAGGCGCGCGTCACCATGGAGGCCTACCCGGGCCGCACCTTCATCGGCGAGGTGGTGAAGATCGAACCGCAGGCCCTGGTGGAGCAGAACGTCACCCTCTTCCCGGTGCTGGTGCGGATGGACAACCCGGACGGCCTGCTGCGGCCGGGCATGAACGCGGAAGTGGCCATTGAAATCTCCCGCCGCCGCAATGCCCTCACCGTGCCCAACACCGCGGTGGTGGGCGTGCGGGACGCCCGGACCGCGGCCTCCGCGGTGGGTGTTTCCGAAGAAGCGCTGCGCGCGGTGATGCGGCCGCCGGGAGCCCCGAGCCACCCGGGCGCGCCGTCCGGACCGACGACGGTGTCGGCCGTGGGAGAAGCCGGCGTGGGCGCCACCGCCGCGGTGGCCAATGGCGCCGGGCCGGGCGCGGTGCCCGCCAGGGGCCAGGGCGGCATGGGTGAAGGCCAGGGCGGCGGAGGCCAGGGCCGCGCGGGCCGCCGCGCTCGCGAGGATGTCCAGGGCGCGACGGACACGCGGCAGGGAGTCGTCTTCGTGCAGAGCCCCACCGGTCCGCAGCCCCGGCGCGTCACCCTGGGCCTGAGTGACTGGGAGAGCACGGAAGTGGTGAGCGGCCTGGAGGATGGCGAGAAGGTGGTGCTCATCACGGTGGCGAAGCTCCAGCAGCAGCAGAAGCAGACCACCGAGCGGATGCGCCAGATGTCGGGCGGCGTGATTCCCGGCGCGGGTGGTGGCCCGCGCGGGCCGCGCTAA